In a single window of the Nicotiana tomentosiformis chromosome 8, ASM39032v3, whole genome shotgun sequence genome:
- the LOC138898252 gene encoding uncharacterized protein has protein sequence MTSKESDTGVVDPLREIVESESELKEEVHRLKHQMVEMYQAWIRGHPPPSFPANYTKNPAFIPPLTQAQNPTTVDLSPQHAPGFTPFHHYPGTSSQTFHAPPAKTTVYPAPTSAPIYVAPPRAILHRSSIEPVFQAPDTQYYAPEPTFQLTDPYSYTPHFEPPIETEKPSRNVEQDEIFRKVKSLEQSLKNMKGIGCQVSVAYKDLCLLPDVQLPAGFKMPKFDLYDGHGDPVAHLRGFCTKMRGAGGKDELLMAYFSQSKSFNDVVNMGGMVEERLKSSKIMRYSSIKATTHAIQSGTGSLLGKKKKDDVAMFVSRSGRGPRGSPHQYTQPRPQPQAYTQAPYNPFQHYFPQQDPQYSVRPPQYHVHHAQSYVQPPPYPQWRAPTPQNRYPPPQPYRNPTGPSFRSRPDYRKERQQRKKTFTPLGESYTSLFQRLRQLDVLRPIEPKTPNPPSRNLDYSLRCAYCSDSPGHDTEKCWHLKRAIQELIDTNQIVVQSLEVPNINQNPLPAHAETHMIEIVHKDGEPKNSSKSIMMIRASESNPVKAPDLAKAMPLIVEGVSENLSTLNVKPFVLVVKGPPIDVEANQEKQKVIVPGVPGKPVIIVEGDQELRKAKPFKDGHIPVKKLVTEEEAEEFLKKIKMQDYSIVEQLRKTPTQISLLSLLIHSDEHRKALMKILNEAHIPNKITVNHLEKIANKIFEANRITFSDDELPMEGTENN, from the exons atgactagcaaagagTCAGACACAGGTGTTGTCGACCCGCTGAGGGAGATTGTAGAATCCgagtctgaattgaaagaggaggtccacaggttgaagcatcaaatggTTGAAATGTATCAAGCCTGGATCAGGGGGCATCCTCCACCTTCATTTCCCGCTAACTACACAAAAAATCCCGCTTTCATCCCACCACTGACACAAGCCCAGAATCCCACTACCGTTGATCTTTCCCCTCAGCATGCACCGGGTTTTACCCCTTTCCACCACTACCCCGGCACCTCGTCCCAAACTTTTcatgctccaccagccaaaacaaccGTATACCCGGCTCCGACATCTGCTCCTATTTACGTAGCCCCTCCGCGAGCTATCCTCCACCGATCTTCTATTGAACCCGTGTTccaagctccagatacccaatattATGCTCCAGAACCAACTTTCCAATTAACAGATCCTTATTCCTACACCCCTCACTTTGAACCTCCTATTGAAActgagaaaccatcccggaacgtggagcaggatgagatattcaggaaagtgaagagtttagagcaatctttgaagaacatgAAAGGGATAGGATgccaagtaagtgtggcttacaaggatttatgcttattacctgatgtccaactgcccgctgggttcaagatgcccaagtttgacctgtacgatggacatggagatcccgtggcccatttgagaggTTTTTGCACCAAGATGAGAGGTGCCGGTGGGAAAGACGAATTATTAATGGCGTATTTCAGTCAGA gtaagtccttcaatgatgtggtaaatatgggaggaatggtggaagagagactcaagtcaagcaagatcatgagATACTCCTCCATAAAAGCAACCACACATgcaattcaaagtggcaccggaagcctgttaggcaaaaagaagaaagatgacgTCGCTATGTTTGTCTCTAGATCAGGGCGTGGCCCAAGGGGTTCGCCTCACCAGTATACTCAACCTCGACCCCAACCTCAAGCTtacacccaagctccatataatccattCCAACATTATTTCCCACAACAAGACCCTCAATATTCAGTCAGACcaccccaataccatgttcatcaTGCACAGTCATATGTGcaaccccctccttacccgcaatggcgtgctccaactccacaaaatcGTTATCCACCCCCACAACCATACCGAAACCCTACTGGTCCAAGCTTTCGATCAAGGCCGGATTATAGAAAAGAGAGGCAGCAGCGGAAAAaaaccttcacccctcttggagagtcgtataccagtttgtttcaaaggttgaggcagttggacGTTTTGAGGCCGATTGAGCCAAAGACACCAAATCCACCTTCAAGGAACCTTGATTATTCCCTCAGATGCGCATATTGTTCTGATTCCCCAGGGCACGACACAGAGAAGTGTtggcatttgaagagggcgatccaagagcttattgatacaaatcaaattgtggtccaGAGCCTAGAGGTGCCAAAtatcaaccaaaatcctttgccggcccatgcagagacacatatgattgagatagttcataaggacggggagcccaagaattcttccaagtctATCATGATGATCCGGGCTAGCGAAAGTAATCCAGTTAAAGCTCCAGATCTTGCAAAAGCAATGCCTTTGATAGTTGAAGGGGTGTCGGAGAATCTAAGCACGCTCAACGTGAAACCATTTGTATTGGTTGTGAAAGGGCCTCCGATTGATGTTGAAGCGAACCAGGAAAAGCAAAAAGTGATCGTACCAGGGGTCCCGGGCAAgcctgtcataatcgtggaagggGATC AAGAACTGAGGAAAGCCAAGCCATTCAAGGATGGCCACATTCCAGTAAAGAAGCTggtcaccgaagaagaggctgaagagttcctgaaaaagataaaaatgcaagactattccattgtagagcagttaaggaaaacaccaactcaaatctctcttttgtctttgctgatacattcagatgaacaccgcaaagcccTTATGAAGATTTTGAATGAGGCCCATATTCCTAATAAGATCACGGTAaaccacttggaaaagattgctaacaagattttcgaagcaaacaggatcactttctcagatgatgaacttcctatggAGGGTACAGAGAACAACTGA
- the LOC138898253 gene encoding uncharacterized protein: protein MCRMSTVENIPFRVVEEIPLGLYMWWNDLGKVSKRSVTKALGGLTGLLKIKPRVDIIEALTPFWDPTHNVFHFSDFEVTPTLEEIAGYQYPVAPRTVTPHKFLDLLSISRQVKDENLARGFCTFRFLYSQYGYPHRFEAPDTGLNNQGNKDKWEARKGLTFVVAFLGTLICPRSDKHIELGLAGVAEFMVKKANGTIIPMILAEIYRALTTCRAGIKFFEGCNLLLQMWLVEHLSHRPGYMNYGLTRLNCIKEYENRVNGHELPEGTEAWFMYLGSLNSNRIEWTFGWLQVDEVIYMSAGVCFLLLMGLRSIQPYAPHRVLRQLGRYQKFPYDKDLSPQVIELCPKAIFPEERVRQIWHQCRFLEPETQVRDLSMGEVGSNYTIWYGKRSRVDQEPELPAKRSHVQQFTDGAREQWVWLAKEKEYRTIIKKLEEQIENIKFDSSLQAVEDEGEKKRFCLGG, encoded by the exons ATGTGCAGGATGAGCACTGTTGAAAATATACCTTTTCGAGTCGTAGAAGAGATTCCACTAGGACTCTATATGTGGTGGAACGACCTGGGGAAGGTCAGCAAGCGTTCTGTGACAAAGGCTTTAGGTGGGCTCACTGGTCTTCTGAAAATTAAACCAAGGGTTGATATAATCGAAGCTTTGACACCGTTTTGGGACCCTACACAtaatgttttccacttctctgatttCGAGGTGACCCCTACACTAGAGGAGATAGCAGGTTATCAatatccagtagcaccaagaactgtaacccctcataagtttttggacctcctcagtattagccggcaggttaaagatgaaaatttagCCAGAGGATTCTGCACATTCCGTTTCTTATACAGCCAGTATGGGTACCCCCACAGATTTGAGGCTCCGGACACTGGTTTGAATAATCAGGGAAATAAAGACAAATGGGAAGCACGCAAGGGTTTGACCtttgtggtggcatttttaggcactctgatatgcccaaggagtgaCAAACATATAGAATTGGGGCTCGCAGGAGTGGCCGAATTTATGGTCAAAAAGGCCAATGGCACTATCATACCGATGATTCTCGCAGAAATTTACCGAGCTTTAACCACTTGTCGAGCAGGGATAAAGTTTTTTGAGGGTTGCAACTTGCTTTTACAAATGTGGTTGGTAGAACATCTTTCTCATCGCCCAGGTTACATGAACTACGGTCTGACCAGACTCAATTGCATCAAAGAATATGAAAACCGAGTAAACGGTCATGAGTTGCCAGAAGGTACTGAGGCATGGTTCATGTATTTGGGTTCTTTAAACTCAAATCGAATTGAGTGGACTTTCGGTTGGCTCCAGGTCGATGAAGTTATTTACATGTCCGCCGgagtgtgctttcttttattaATGGGTCTTCGGAGTATTCAGCCATATGCCCCGCATCGGGTCCTACGCCAATTGGGCAGATACCAAAAATTCCCCTATGACAAAGATTTGAGTCCACAGGTTATTGAACTATGCCCTAAAGCCATATTTCCAGAAGAAAGGGTTCGTCAGATTTGGCACCAATGTAGGTTCTTGGAACCAGAGACTCAAGTACGAGATTTGTCCATGGGTGAAGTAGGATCCAACTACACTATATGGTATGGTAAAAGAAGTCGGGTCGATCAAGAGCCAGAGCTGCCCGCCAAAAGGTcccatgtccaacaattcaccgatggagcacgagagcaatgggtttggttagctaaagaaaaggaataccgGACTATTATAAAAAAACTAGAAGAACAAATTGAAAAtatcaaatttgatagtagtttgcaggcagttgaagatgaaggggaaaagaagag GTTCTgtttaggtggttag